In Phreatobacter stygius, a genomic segment contains:
- a CDS encoding F0F1 ATP synthase subunit gamma encodes MPSLKDLRNRIASVKATQKITKAMQMVAAAKLKRAQNAAEAARPYAEKMETVLANLTGSVAGADAPLLLTGTGKSDVHLLVVCTAERGLCGAFNSSIVRLAREKALALQAEGKTVKFLCVGRKGHDLIRRQFEKQIVGFIEFRAIKQLSYAQAEQVGRELLKLFEAGKFDVATLFFSKFKSVISQIPTASQLIPAQVPGGDAGGAKTPYEFEPGEGEILADLLPRNITVQIFKAILENAASEQGARMSSMDSATRNAGEMIKKQTLKYNRARQAMITKELIEIISGAEAL; translated from the coding sequence ATGCCGAGCTTGAAGGATCTGAGAAACCGCATCGCTTCGGTCAAGGCGACGCAGAAGATCACCAAGGCCATGCAGATGGTGGCCGCGGCGAAGCTGAAGCGTGCGCAGAACGCGGCCGAAGCAGCCCGCCCCTATGCCGAGAAGATGGAAACGGTGCTGGCCAACCTCACCGGTTCGGTCGCCGGCGCCGACGCGCCGTTGCTGCTGACCGGCACCGGCAAGTCGGACGTGCATCTGCTGGTGGTCTGCACCGCCGAGCGTGGCCTCTGTGGTGCCTTCAACTCGTCCATCGTGCGTCTCGCCCGTGAAAAGGCCCTGGCGCTGCAGGCCGAAGGCAAGACCGTCAAGTTCCTTTGCGTCGGACGCAAGGGCCATGACCTGATCCGCCGCCAGTTCGAGAAGCAGATCGTCGGCTTCATCGAATTCCGCGCCATCAAGCAGCTGTCCTACGCCCAGGCCGAACAGGTCGGCCGCGAGCTTCTGAAGCTGTTCGAGGCGGGCAAGTTCGATGTCGCGACCCTGTTCTTCTCCAAGTTCAAATCGGTGATCTCGCAGATCCCGACCGCCAGCCAGCTGATCCCGGCCCAGGTGCCGGGCGGTGACGCCGGCGGCGCCAAGACCCCTTATGAGTTCGAGCCCGGCGAGGGCGAGATCCTGGCCGACCTGCTGCCGCGCAACATCACGGTGCAGATCTTCAAGGCCATCCTGGAAAACGCCGCGTCCGAGCAGGGTGCCCGCATGTCCTCGATGGACAGCGCCACCCGCAACGCCGGCGAGATGATCAAGAAGCAGACGCTCAAATATAACCGTGCGCGTCAGGCGATGATCACCAAGGAACTCATTGAAATCATCTCGGGCGCCGAGGCGCTCTGA